The genome window CAGCTCCGTGACAGGAAGCGTGAGAACAGAAATAACTTCGTTCTCGTCGGGTCGTGGTGCACGCGCGCGTACGGCCCCCCGGGCCACGACCATGTGCGCACGGTTTGAATGACGACTGGGCTCCGGCGCGCAATCTCCCAGATACTCCCAGTCAGTCGCCTCGTAGCCGGTTTCTTCCATCAGTTCCCTCTTTGCGGCCTCCATGACATCTTCCCCGGGCTCGACCACGCCTGCGGGAAACTCCACGCATACCCGCTCAACACCGTGCCGGTATTGTTGGACCAGAACAACCTCTTCATCGTCCGTAAACGGGAGCACGCAGACCCAGTCGGGATACTCCAGCACATGAAACTCATCAATGATGACGCCGGTCGGAAGCTGCACGCGGTCCTCCCTTACGTCCATCCATTTGCGGCGCAGGAGATACTGGCTGCTCAGGATCTTCCATTTGTCCATCTTTATCGGTATGGCTTGTGAACTATCGTATCTTCGTTTCAAGTTAACGGTCCGCGAAGTCAGGGAACGCGCTTCTTGTACTCAAGTCTAATTTTGGTGCATCCGTCACCTGTCTGGGCCT of Rhodothermales bacterium contains these proteins:
- a CDS encoding NUDIX hydrolase; amino-acid sequence: MDKWKILSSQYLLRRKWMDVREDRVQLPTGVIIDEFHVLEYPDWVCVLPFTDDEEVVLVQQYRHGVERVCVEFPAGVVEPGEDVMEAAKRELMEETGYEATDWEYLGDCAPEPSRHSNRAHMVVARGAVRARAPRPDENEVISVLTLPVTELRQLIASDEFVHGVHHAALLLAFLNGAITL